Proteins encoded in a region of the Gulosibacter sediminis genome:
- a CDS encoding sulfite exporter TauE/SafE family protein: MTTPAIPEQRNWLGLILVGVAVGVASGLFGVGGGIIIVPALVYLLHYDHKIASGTSLLAIVIPAAVGVVSYGLRGDVDYLLALLLAIGSIVGAPIGAWLLKRLEKRIVQIVFICFLVIVIVTLFLVVPSRDAEVHVDLLSGALIVLVGLVAGIAGGLLGIGGGVIVVPALVVLFGASDLVAKGTSLLMIIATGISGTVANIRNRNVDPVGALMLGVAAGVVTPFSVWLSTVLSPFAANMAFSVFLVLVIIRMIWDVRSQSKK; the protein is encoded by the coding sequence GTGACGACCCCCGCGATTCCCGAGCAGCGCAACTGGCTCGGGCTCATCCTCGTCGGCGTTGCCGTGGGCGTGGCCTCCGGCCTGTTCGGGGTGGGCGGCGGCATCATCATCGTGCCGGCGCTCGTCTACCTGCTGCACTATGACCACAAGATCGCCTCGGGCACCTCGCTGCTCGCGATCGTGATTCCGGCCGCGGTCGGTGTGGTGAGCTACGGGCTGCGTGGGGATGTGGATTACCTCCTCGCGCTGCTGCTCGCGATCGGTTCGATCGTCGGCGCGCCGATCGGGGCCTGGCTGCTCAAGCGGCTCGAGAAGCGCATCGTGCAGATCGTGTTCATCTGCTTCCTGGTGATCGTCATTGTCACGCTGTTCTTGGTGGTGCCGTCGCGCGATGCCGAGGTGCACGTCGACCTGCTCAGCGGCGCGCTAATCGTGCTCGTCGGCCTCGTGGCCGGCATCGCGGGCGGCCTGCTCGGCATTGGTGGGGGAGTGATCGTCGTGCCCGCGCTCGTCGTGCTGTTCGGCGCGAGCGACCTCGTCGCGAAGGGCACCTCGCTGCTCATGATCATCGCGACCGGCATCTCGGGCACCGTCGCGAACATTCGCAATCGCAACGTCGACCCGGTTGGCGCGCTGATGCTGGGCGTCGCCGCGGGCGTCGTGACGCCCTTCAGCGTGTGGCTCTCGACCGTGTTGTCGCCGTTCGCTGCGAACATGGCGTTCTCGGTATTCCTCGTGCTCGTGATCATCCGCATGATCTGGGATGTGCGTTCGCAGTCGAAGAAGTAG
- the rsfS gene encoding ribosome silencing factor codes for MTASENAIALTKAAALAADERQATEQIGLDVSETLPYADVFLVASGRNERMVLSIAEEIEDKLREDFGVKSLRKEGTELGRWVLLDFGDLVVHVFHEEEREYYSLERLWRDAPVVPLGLAEAADVAAAASDAEAEGDDEPDADQAPE; via the coding sequence ATGACCGCTTCTGAGAACGCCATCGCATTGACCAAGGCGGCCGCACTGGCCGCCGACGAGCGTCAGGCCACCGAGCAGATCGGCCTCGACGTGAGCGAGACGCTGCCGTACGCCGACGTGTTTCTCGTCGCTTCCGGCCGCAACGAGCGCATGGTGCTCTCGATCGCCGAAGAGATCGAAGACAAGCTGCGCGAGGATTTCGGCGTGAAGTCGCTGCGCAAGGAAGGCACCGAACTCGGCCGCTGGGTGCTGCTCGACTTCGGCGACCTCGTTGTGCACGTGTTCCACGAAGAAGAGCGCGAGTACTACTCGCTCGAGCGTCTCTGGCGCGATGCGCCGGTCGTGCCGCTGGGCCTCGCCGAGGCGGCGGACGTGGCTGCCGCGGCGAGCGACGCCGAGGCCGAGGGCGACGACGAGCCCGACGCCGACCAGGCGCCGGAGTAG
- the nadD gene encoding nicotinate-nucleotide adenylyltransferase, whose protein sequence is MGGTFDPIHHGHLVAGSEVAQHFDLDEVFFVPTGNPYMKDGVSPAEHRYLMTVIATASNPRFKTSRVDIDRPGPTYTIDTLRDFHRLMPEAELFFITGADAVTQILEWKDADEMFALAHFVAVTRPGHELDLAGLSLENVSVLEIPALAISSTDCRARVRAGAQVWYLVPDGIVQYITKNRLYRPDEQRSI, encoded by the coding sequence ATGGGTGGCACCTTCGATCCGATTCACCACGGCCACCTCGTCGCGGGCAGCGAAGTTGCGCAGCACTTCGACCTCGACGAGGTGTTCTTCGTTCCTACGGGCAACCCGTACATGAAAGACGGCGTCTCGCCGGCCGAGCACCGCTACCTCATGACGGTGATCGCGACCGCGTCGAACCCGCGCTTCAAGACGAGCCGCGTCGACATCGACCGCCCGGGGCCGACCTACACCATCGACACGCTGCGCGACTTTCACCGCCTCATGCCCGAGGCCGAGCTCTTCTTCATCACGGGCGCCGACGCCGTGACGCAGATTCTCGAGTGGAAAGACGCCGACGAGATGTTCGCGCTCGCGCACTTCGTCGCCGTCACGCGACCCGGGCACGAGCTCGACCTCGCGGGCCTGTCGCTCGAGAACGTCTCGGTGCTCGAGATTCCCGCGCTCGCCATTTCGTCGACCGACTGCCGTGCGCGCGTCCGCGCTGGGGCCCAAGTCTGGTACCTCGTGCCAGACGGCATCGTGCAATACATCACCAAGAACCGGCTCTATCGGCCGGATGAACAGCGCAGCATTTAG
- the obgE gene encoding GTPase ObgE: MATFVDEVRLYLRAGDGGNGCMSIRREKFKPLAGPDGGNGGDGGDIVLVADPDVTTLLTYHHTPHQRSDSGGFGMGDYRNGTKGADLELPVPVGTVVRDGDGEVIVDLDTAGMRFVAAEGGLGGLGNNSLANSKRKAPGFALLGTPGETTELVLELKTVADVALVGYPSAGKSSLIAAMSAAKPKIADYPFTTLHPNLGVIETGNSRFTMADVPGLIEGASEGRGLGLEFLRHVERCEALLHVLDCATLEPGRDPLSDLDIILAELDAYEVPEGQTPLTQRPAIVALNKIDVPDARELAEFIRPDLEARGYKVFLVSTVSHEGLRELGFALGDIVEQARAARAEQTDQRERIVIRPKAVDEKDYTIRVEGGTWGDIYRILGRKPERWVAQTDFANDEAVGYLADRLAKLGLEDALVAKGAQAGSTVVIGPGDGMIFDWEPTLSSAAEVMTARGSDIRFEDRTRRTTKERREDYYRWMDAKAAAREQLEDERKAGIWNGDDDAAESAENSR; the protein is encoded by the coding sequence ATGGCAACGTTCGTCGATGAGGTACGTCTGTACCTGCGCGCTGGCGACGGCGGCAATGGCTGCATGTCGATTCGCCGCGAAAAGTTCAAGCCGCTCGCTGGCCCTGACGGCGGCAACGGCGGTGACGGTGGCGACATCGTGCTCGTCGCCGACCCCGATGTGACCACCCTGCTCACCTACCACCACACGCCGCACCAGCGCAGCGACTCGGGTGGCTTCGGCATGGGCGATTACCGCAACGGCACGAAGGGCGCCGACCTCGAGCTGCCCGTGCCCGTTGGCACCGTCGTGCGCGACGGCGATGGCGAGGTCATCGTCGACCTCGACACGGCCGGGATGCGCTTTGTCGCGGCCGAGGGTGGCCTCGGCGGCCTCGGCAACAACTCGCTCGCGAACTCGAAGCGCAAGGCGCCGGGCTTCGCGCTGCTCGGCACGCCGGGCGAGACGACCGAGCTCGTGCTCGAGCTCAAGACGGTCGCCGACGTTGCGCTCGTGGGGTACCCGAGCGCCGGTAAGAGCTCGCTCATCGCTGCGATGAGCGCCGCGAAGCCGAAGATTGCCGACTACCCGTTCACCACGCTGCACCCGAACCTCGGTGTCATCGAGACCGGCAACAGCCGCTTCACAATGGCCGACGTGCCGGGCCTCATCGAGGGCGCGAGCGAGGGGCGCGGCCTTGGCCTCGAATTCCTTCGCCACGTCGAGCGCTGCGAGGCGCTCCTCCACGTGCTCGACTGCGCCACGCTCGAGCCGGGTCGCGACCCGCTCAGCGACCTCGACATCATCCTCGCCGAACTCGACGCCTATGAGGTGCCCGAGGGGCAGACACCGCTCACGCAGCGGCCCGCGATCGTCGCGCTGAACAAGATCGACGTGCCGGATGCGCGCGAGCTGGCCGAGTTCATCCGCCCCGATCTCGAGGCGCGAGGCTACAAGGTGTTCCTCGTGTCGACCGTTTCGCACGAGGGCCTGCGTGAGCTCGGCTTCGCGCTTGGAGACATCGTCGAGCAGGCCCGCGCCGCGCGTGCCGAGCAGACCGATCAGCGCGAGCGCATCGTCATTCGCCCGAAGGCGGTTGACGAGAAGGACTACACAATCCGCGTCGAGGGTGGCACCTGGGGTGACATTTACCGCATCCTCGGCCGCAAGCCCGAGCGCTGGGTGGCGCAGACCGATTTCGCGAACGACGAGGCCGTCGGCTACCTCGCCGACCGCCTCGCGAAGCTCGGCCTCGAGGATGCCCTCGTCGCGAAGGGCGCGCAGGCCGGCTCGACCGTGGTGATCGGCCCGGGCGACGGCATGATCTTCGACTGGGAGCCGACGCTTTCGTCGGCCGCCGAGGTGATGACGGCGCGCGGCTCGGACATCCGCTTCGAGGACCGCACGCGCCGCACCACGAAGGAGCGCCGCGAGGACTACTACCGCTGGATGGACGCGAAGGCGGCCGCCCGCGAGCAGCTTGAGGACGAACGCAAGGCCGGCATCTGGAACGGCGACGACGACGCGGCCGAATCGGCTGAGAACTCGCGCTAG
- the rpmA gene encoding 50S ribosomal protein L27: protein MAHKKGASSSKNGRDSNAQRLGVKRFAGQEVNAGEILVRQRGTKFHPGVNVGRGGDDTLFALAGGKVEFGAKGMRKVVNIVAAAE from the coding sequence ATGGCACACAAGAAGGGCGCAAGCTCGTCCAAGAACGGCCGCGACTCCAACGCTCAGCGTCTCGGTGTGAAGCGCTTCGCTGGTCAGGAAGTCAACGCCGGTGAGATCCTCGTCCGCCAGCGCGGCACCAAGTTCCACCCCGGCGTTAACGTCGGCCGTGGCGGCGACGACACCCTTTTCGCTCTCGCGGGCGGCAAGGTCGAGTTCGGCGCCAAGGGCATGCGCAAGGTCGTGAACATCGTCGCAGCAGCCGAATAG
- the rplU gene encoding 50S ribosomal protein L21: MVFAVVRAGGRQEKVEVGSVVTMNRVVADDKGKVVLPAVLLVDGDKITSDADKLAKVTVSAEVVENLRGPKIRIMKYKNKTGYKKRQGHRQELTTVKITDIK; encoded by the coding sequence GTGGTATTCGCAGTAGTGCGCGCCGGTGGCCGGCAGGAAAAGGTCGAGGTTGGCTCGGTCGTTACGATGAACCGCGTCGTCGCAGACGACAAGGGCAAGGTTGTTCTGCCCGCCGTGCTGCTCGTCGACGGTGACAAGATCACCAGCGACGCTGACAAGCTCGCAAAGGTGACGGTCTCGGCCGAGGTTGTTGAGAACCTCCGCGGCCCGAAGATCCGCATCATGAAGTACAAGAACAAGACCGGTTACAAGAAGCGCCAGGGCCACCGCCAGGAGCTCACCACGGTCAAGATCACCGACATTAAGTAA
- a CDS encoding Rne/Rng family ribonuclease, with protein sequence MTVDNHNNDSNNSNDEANQVDDATQPQTEATSDAVDAAATDAESQPAPDAEVDETAEEADQAAGETEAADAGTAAESNEGEAAADVTSDDAKTDADAEATETADSAETSDADSAVAAKADAAEGDDAAATADDSAKGDASADATSKAEDTDKAGDAEKADDTAKAADAEGADDATKADDAEKPEDARDPRIPEVITQRTLFFLAPDLPPLPEAPRGRRNEPREPQRDDSNDDGDDNETGSGKRRRTSRRGRRGGEQEREQREPQRRDRASDRGRDTSDFDDDTDDEVIDEPQAVKGSTRLAAKRARRRESRELGRRRTVVTESEFQARRESVDRKMLVRAKDGRVQIGVLEDNILVEHYVARNEDVSLIGNVYLGRVQNVLPSMEAAFVDIGEARNAVLYSGEVDWSAAKLGPNTARKIENALKPGDKVLVQVTKDPVGHKGARLTSQISLPGRYLVYVPGNTLNGISRKLPETERTRLKKILKEVLPDGVGVIVRTAAEGATEEQLQRDVERLTRQWEDIQKQVASAGKGPKTLHAEPDMLIKIIRDVFNEDFHQLIIQGNSELETIKTYLGQVAPDLLERVEKYTGDDIFVEYKVNDMIDKALSRKVWLPSGGSLVIDRTEAMTVIDVNTGKFVGSGGNLEETVTKNNLEAAEEIIRQLRLRDIGGIIVIDFIDMVLETNRDLVHRRLVEGLSRDRTKHQVAEVTSLGLVQMTRKKIGLGLLETFSEPCAACAGRGVVVHSHPVNHGGGNSNQSKGRSQSRRGNNKGQNDNGRNQNQGQNQNQTQNGSNSGGTHEITDDARNALTKIAASTMVSAKDDEAVREAAEKLADAAAAAASGKPAADVLAAGGEASNDNDSNGEGRRSRRSRRGGRGRNRNVEQQGDESQNSNAEQADGQQDARDSRDARDSRDSAQQDASAGDRNGNDRSANDRGASDRTNSDRSGSDRNATDRTDAATAAQHATKAEEAPRASKPRRRRVSTGTVTADASSSEARRESALSIELPEAKEPAPKAELKVDASLSLASLDAALDSLAGTSAEPSEPAAEPAEPKEQPQAAPQASAEPAPAAEAPKTSSPKRRRRITTGPITGE encoded by the coding sequence GTGACGGTGGACAACCACAACAACGATTCCAATAACTCCAACGACGAAGCGAACCAGGTAGACGACGCCACGCAGCCTCAGACCGAGGCGACGAGCGACGCAGTCGACGCCGCAGCGACCGACGCAGAGTCGCAGCCCGCGCCCGACGCCGAGGTTGACGAGACGGCCGAGGAAGCTGACCAGGCTGCCGGCGAGACCGAAGCCGCCGATGCAGGCACTGCCGCCGAGTCAAACGAGGGCGAAGCTGCAGCCGACGTGACTTCGGACGACGCAAAGACCGACGCCGACGCAGAGGCGACCGAGACCGCCGACTCGGCTGAGACCAGCGACGCCGACAGCGCAGTCGCTGCCAAGGCTGACGCCGCAGAGGGTGACGACGCGGCCGCAACTGCTGACGACAGCGCGAAGGGCGATGCCTCGGCAGACGCTACGTCAAAGGCCGAAGACACCGACAAGGCTGGCGACGCAGAGAAGGCCGACGACACCGCAAAGGCAGCCGACGCCGAGGGCGCTGACGACGCCACCAAGGCCGACGACGCCGAAAAGCCCGAGGACGCTCGCGACCCGCGCATCCCCGAGGTCATCACGCAGCGCACCCTCTTCTTCCTCGCGCCCGATCTGCCGCCGCTGCCCGAGGCACCGCGCGGCCGCCGCAACGAACCGCGCGAGCCGCAGCGTGACGACTCGAACGACGACGGCGACGACAACGAGACCGGCAGCGGCAAGCGCCGCCGCACCTCGCGCCGCGGCCGCCGCGGTGGCGAGCAGGAGCGCGAGCAGCGCGAACCCCAGCGCCGCGACCGCGCGAGCGACCGAGGCCGCGACACCAGCGACTTCGACGACGACACCGACGACGAGGTCATCGACGAGCCGCAGGCCGTCAAGGGCTCGACCCGTCTCGCCGCGAAGCGCGCCCGCCGCCGCGAGAGCCGCGAGCTCGGCCGCCGCCGCACCGTCGTCACCGAGAGCGAGTTCCAGGCCCGCCGCGAGTCGGTCGACCGCAAGATGCTCGTGCGCGCCAAGGACGGCCGCGTGCAGATCGGCGTGCTCGAAGACAACATCCTCGTCGAGCACTACGTCGCCCGCAATGAAGACGTCTCGCTCATCGGCAACGTCTACCTCGGCCGCGTGCAGAACGTGCTGCCGAGCATGGAGGCCGCGTTCGTCGACATCGGCGAGGCCCGCAACGCCGTGCTCTACTCGGGCGAGGTCGACTGGAGCGCCGCGAAGCTCGGCCCCAACACGGCCCGCAAGATCGAGAACGCCCTCAAGCCCGGCGACAAGGTGCTCGTCCAGGTCACGAAAGACCCGGTCGGCCACAAGGGTGCCCGCCTGACGAGCCAGATCTCGCTGCCCGGCCGCTACCTCGTGTACGTGCCCGGCAACACGCTCAACGGCATCAGCCGCAAGCTGCCCGAGACCGAGCGCACGCGCCTCAAGAAGATCCTCAAGGAGGTGCTGCCGGACGGCGTTGGCGTCATCGTGCGCACCGCCGCCGAGGGCGCGACTGAGGAGCAGCTGCAGCGCGACGTTGAGCGCCTCACGCGCCAGTGGGAAGACATCCAGAAGCAGGTCGCCTCGGCAGGCAAGGGCCCGAAGACGCTCCACGCCGAGCCCGACATGCTCATCAAGATCATCCGCGACGTCTTCAATGAGGACTTCCACCAGCTGATCATCCAGGGCAACTCCGAGCTCGAGACGATCAAGACCTACCTCGGTCAGGTCGCCCCCGACCTGCTCGAGCGCGTCGAGAAGTACACCGGCGACGACATCTTCGTTGAGTACAAGGTCAACGACATGATCGACAAGGCGCTCAGCCGCAAGGTCTGGCTGCCGTCGGGTGGTTCGCTCGTCATCGACCGCACCGAGGCGATGACGGTCATCGACGTCAACACCGGCAAGTTCGTCGGCTCGGGTGGCAACCTCGAAGAGACCGTCACGAAGAACAACCTCGAGGCGGCCGAAGAGATCATCCGCCAGCTGCGCCTGCGCGACATCGGCGGCATCATCGTCATCGACTTCATCGACATGGTGCTCGAGACGAACCGAGACCTCGTCCACCGCCGCCTCGTTGAGGGCCTCTCGCGCGACCGCACGAAGCACCAGGTCGCCGAGGTGACGAGCCTCGGCCTCGTGCAAATGACTCGCAAGAAGATCGGTCTTGGCCTCCTCGAGACCTTCTCGGAGCCCTGTGCTGCCTGCGCCGGCCGCGGCGTCGTCGTGCATTCGCACCCGGTCAACCACGGCGGCGGCAACAGCAACCAGTCGAAGGGCCGCTCGCAGTCGCGCCGCGGCAACAACAAGGGCCAGAACGACAACGGTCGCAACCAAAACCAGGGCCAAAACCAGAACCAGACGCAGAACGGTTCGAACAGCGGCGGCACCCACGAGATCACCGACGACGCCCGCAACGCGCTGACGAAGATCGCCGCGTCGACCATGGTGTCGGCGAAGGACGACGAGGCGGTGCGCGAGGCGGCTGAAAAGCTCGCGGATGCGGCTGCCGCGGCAGCGTCCGGCAAGCCGGCCGCCGATGTGCTCGCGGCCGGTGGCGAAGCGTCGAACGACAACGACTCGAACGGTGAGGGCCGTCGTTCGCGGCGCTCGCGCCGCGGCGGCCGCGGTCGCAACCGTAACGTCGAGCAGCAGGGCGATGAGTCGCAGAACTCGAACGCCGAGCAGGCCGATGGCCAGCAGGATGCGCGCGACAGCCGCGACGCCCGCGACAGCCGCGATTCGGCCCAGCAGGATGCGTCGGCCGGTGACCGCAACGGCAACGACCGCTCGGCAAACGACCGCGGCGCCAGCGACCGCACCAATAGCGACCGCAGCGGCAGTGACCGCAATGCAACCGACCGCACTGACGCCGCCACCGCCGCGCAGCACGCGACGAAGGCCGAGGAGGCGCCCCGCGCATCCAAGCCGCGTCGCCGCCGCGTGAGCACGGGCACGGTGACGGCTGACGCCTCGAGCAGCGAGGCGCGCCGCGAGTCGGCGCTCTCGATTGAGCTGCCCGAAGCGAAGGAGCCGGCGCCGAAGGCCGAGCTGAAGGTCGATGCGTCGCTGAGCCTCGCATCCCTCGACGCCGCCCTCGACTCGCTCGCGGGCACCAGCGCCGAGCCGAGCGAGCCCGCCGCCGAACCGGCCGAGCCCAAGGAGCAGCCACAGGCCGCGCCGCAGGCCAGCGCCGAGCCGGCTCCGGCCGCCGAGGCGCCAAAGACCAGCTCGCCGAAGCGTCGTCGGCGCATCACGACGGGCCCGATCACGGGGGAGTAG
- a CDS encoding cyclase family protein, which yields MLIDLSHPIGTGMPVFPGDPEVTVRPSAELERDGFEVARLELGSHSGTHVDAPAHSIAGGRTIDQVALDEIVGEAAVLQLPGLAPREVITVERLAPLLDAGLGGARIVLLATGWDAHWGEAAYFEHPTLGTDACGALIEAGMHVLGMDTLNPDPSDGGELEVHQLVLGSDRLIIENLRGMTGLPSRVRFAGVPLRIDAGDGSPIRAYADAQ from the coding sequence ATGTTGATCGACCTTTCGCACCCGATCGGCACCGGCATGCCGGTATTCCCCGGCGACCCAGAGGTCACGGTGCGGCCGTCGGCCGAGCTTGAGCGCGACGGCTTCGAGGTTGCCCGGCTCGAGCTCGGCAGCCACAGCGGCACGCACGTCGATGCGCCGGCCCACTCGATTGCCGGCGGCCGCACGATCGACCAGGTCGCGCTCGACGAGATCGTCGGCGAGGCGGCCGTGCTGCAGCTGCCCGGGCTCGCGCCGCGCGAGGTGATCACCGTCGAGCGGCTCGCGCCGCTGTTGGATGCCGGGCTCGGCGGCGCGCGCATCGTGCTGCTCGCGACGGGCTGGGATGCGCACTGGGGCGAGGCTGCGTATTTCGAGCATCCGACGCTCGGCACCGATGCGTGCGGCGCGCTGATCGAGGCCGGCATGCACGTGCTTGGCATGGACACGCTCAACCCCGACCCGAGCGACGGCGGCGAACTCGAGGTGCACCAACTCGTGCTGGGCAGCGACCGGCTCATCATTGAGAACCTGCGCGGGATGACGGGCTTGCCGTCGCGCGTGCGCTTTGCGGGCGTGCCGCTGCGCATCGACGCCGGCGACGGCAGCCCGATCCGCGCCTACGCCGACGCACAGTAG
- a CDS encoding purine-cytosine permease family protein: MSHDVNTESADATQAEGPIRGTLGGGRILLIWLAANLVVTTLLTGTLFVPGVTFAESALWIVVGTVLGACVLTLIAVMGVRTGLSTMALTKGSFGLRGSIVPALSNLVILMGWSWVQAMLAGISLDYLIFSWTGFTNPALFAALCEIVVVLLAIFGHEGIAKIEPWLGLVILGFMAYVFISAFGQHSLSEYLAIQADAELGMTGLSVFDIVFATAISWTVLSADLTRTARTPRAGATGAAIGYTLSTVLAMLLGAVAISYVLLEGNEAIPFDPTVVIDAFGAPLAIVMFLSVMATNTMVVFGMTLSLQHAFPLKKPLPFVPTALGLGIVSVIGSTWLGLLDQFTTFLSTIGALFIPVFAVMIIDYYVARRGVYDRDILRHSGGKYWFAGGWNIGAILTWVVGGATYWVLAFVWLSPIGAALPTVLVSALVYFVWVKATGIRAEEGARSQHLAEAA, encoded by the coding sequence ATGAGCCACGACGTCAACACTGAATCGGCCGACGCGACCCAGGCTGAGGGGCCGATCCGCGGCACGCTCGGCGGCGGGCGCATCCTGCTCATCTGGCTCGCGGCGAACCTCGTCGTCACGACGCTGCTCACCGGCACGCTGTTCGTGCCGGGCGTCACCTTCGCTGAGTCGGCGCTCTGGATCGTCGTCGGCACGGTGCTCGGCGCCTGCGTGCTCACGCTCATCGCGGTGATGGGTGTGCGCACCGGCCTGTCGACGATGGCGCTCACGAAGGGCTCGTTCGGCCTGCGCGGCTCGATCGTGCCGGCGCTGTCGAACCTCGTGATTCTCATGGGCTGGTCGTGGGTGCAGGCGATGCTGGCCGGCATCTCGCTCGACTACCTCATCTTTAGTTGGACCGGCTTCACGAACCCCGCGCTCTTCGCCGCCCTCTGCGAGATCGTCGTCGTGCTGCTCGCGATCTTCGGGCACGAGGGCATCGCGAAGATCGAGCCGTGGCTCGGCCTCGTGATTCTCGGCTTCATGGCCTACGTCTTCATCTCGGCGTTCGGGCAGCACTCGCTCAGCGAGTACCTCGCGATTCAGGCCGATGCCGAGCTCGGTATGACCGGCCTCAGCGTGTTCGACATCGTCTTCGCGACCGCGATTTCGTGGACGGTGCTCTCGGCCGACCTCACCCGCACCGCGCGCACGCCGCGCGCCGGCGCGACCGGTGCGGCCATCGGCTACACGCTCTCGACCGTGCTCGCGATGCTGCTCGGCGCCGTCGCGATCTCGTACGTGTTGCTTGAGGGCAACGAGGCGATCCCCTTCGACCCGACCGTCGTCATCGACGCGTTCGGCGCGCCGCTCGCGATCGTCATGTTCCTCTCGGTGATGGCGACGAACACCATGGTCGTGTTCGGCATGACGCTATCGCTGCAGCACGCGTTCCCGCTGAAGAAGCCGCTGCCGTTCGTGCCGACCGCGCTCGGGCTCGGCATCGTGTCGGTCATCGGCTCGACCTGGCTCGGCCTGCTCGACCAGTTCACGACGTTCCTCTCGACCATCGGCGCGCTGTTCATCCCGGTGTTCGCCGTGATGATCATCGACTACTACGTCGCGCGCCGCGGCGTCTACGACCGCGACATTCTGCGGCACAGCGGCGGCAAGTACTGGTTCGCTGGCGGCTGGAACATCGGCGCGATCCTCACCTGGGTCGTCGGCGGCGCGACCTACTGGGTGCTCGCGTTCGTGTGGCTCTCGCCGATTGGCGCGGCGCTGCCGACGGTGCTCGTGTCGGCGCTCGTCTACTTCGTGTGGGTGAAGGCGACCGGCATTCGTGCCGAGGAAGGTGCGCGCTCGCAGCACCTCGCCGAGGCGGCGTAG
- a CDS encoding nuclear transport factor 2 family protein, which translates to MTNPTITVDDIAAAAQAIVAAFAANDEADYFARFAPDCSFAFHTDGEIHTARDEWQQGWRELRAEGWEVVDCHSLVTHIQLIPEGGIFVHELETTARTGDETETYKERETIVFTRRDGELIAIHEHLSTIDEAPAATSEAGA; encoded by the coding sequence ATGACGAACCCCACCATCACCGTCGACGACATCGCGGCGGCCGCGCAGGCGATCGTCGCCGCCTTCGCCGCGAACGACGAGGCAGACTATTTCGCCCGCTTTGCGCCCGATTGCTCGTTCGCGTTCCACACCGACGGCGAGATCCACACCGCTCGCGATGAGTGGCAGCAGGGCTGGCGTGAGCTGCGCGCCGAGGGCTGGGAGGTCGTCGACTGCCACAGCCTCGTGACGCACATTCAGCTCATCCCCGAGGGTGGCATCTTCGTGCACGAGCTCGAGACCACCGCGCGCACCGGCGACGAGACCGAAACGTACAAGGAGCGCGAGACGATCGTCTTCACGCGCCGCGACGGCGAACTCATCGCCATTCACGAGCACCTCTCGACGATCGACGAGGCACCGGCCGCAACAAGCGAGGCAGGGGCATGA
- a CDS encoding helix-turn-helix domain-containing protein produces MRGVSPQAESQAARIGAKLRAARRAQGLTLAEVASGTGLSKGYISRVERDETSPSVATLHSLCQVLSVTIGSLFDEPDTAVVHLDSAPHINLGGSGAREQMVTPRGQSAVQVIHSTIEAGADGGDELYTINCDVEVLHVISGSIDLRFSTSTLQLKATDTVTFHGAEPHSWHCDEETRLMWILIPAPWSNSH; encoded by the coding sequence ATGCGCGGCGTCTCCCCTCAGGCAGAATCCCAGGCGGCCCGAATCGGCGCGAAGCTGCGCGCCGCCCGTCGCGCGCAAGGACTCACACTCGCCGAGGTGGCGAGCGGCACCGGCCTGTCGAAGGGGTACATCTCGCGGGTCGAGCGCGACGAGACCTCGCCGAGTGTGGCGACGCTGCACTCGCTGTGCCAGGTGCTCTCCGTGACGATCGGAAGCCTCTTTGACGAACCCGACACCGCGGTGGTGCACCTCGACTCGGCGCCGCACATCAATCTCGGCGGCTCCGGCGCGCGCGAGCAGATGGTGACGCCCCGCGGGCAGTCGGCCGTGCAGGTGATTCACTCGACGATCGAGGCGGGCGCCGACGGTGGCGATGAGCTCTACACGATCAACTGCGACGTCGAGGTGCTGCATGTGATCTCAGGGTCGATCGATCTGCGATTCAGCACCTCGACCCTGCAACTCAAGGCGACCGACACCGTCACGTTCCATGGCGCCGAACCACACAGCTGGCACTGCGACGAAGAAACCCGGCTCATGTGGATCCTCATCCCCGCCCCGTGGAGCAACAGCCACTAA